CTCGTAGCTTGCCAGGATATCCGGCTGAAGCGTGTAAGTCAGATCATAGCCGACAAGACGCGAATAGCCGTAATAGACCATCATCCGCACGTCTTTCTTGCGTCCCATCAGCATGCGCAGCTTGCCGCCGTGGCGACCCGGCTCGCGCCCGAGTTTTTCCAGGTCGATTATCCGCGGTTGTGCCGGCACCCGTTTGGCAACCGGATCGATTTTCCCGGCTTTCACCAGGTCTTCGAGGTACGGCGTTTCCTGAAACGTCATTGCGACGGCGCTTGCCTGCATTCCGGCAAGCAGAAGCAACCCCAGTACTGCAAAGCGTAGATAGGTCATCACGCACGCAGCTCCTTCATGCTGGCATTTGCATTGGCAAGCACCATGTGCCCGTCGCCAACATCAATTGAGGCCATGCCCCCGTTGCCGGTCTCGCGCTTGAAGGCCTGCGGCCACAAGGTATCATCGGATGCGCCGGACAATGACAGGGTATCGTAATCCAGCGGCCGATCCAGATCCGGAAACGGCACCGCCGCCAGTAGCGACCGCGTATACGGATGCAGCGGACTGCGGAAAATCTTTTCCCGGCTTGCCATCTCGACGATCCGACCCTGGCACATGACGGCTATACGGTCGGCCATGTAATCGATAACCGCCAGGTTGTGAGACACAAACAGATAGGTGAGATCGAGCTGGCTTTGCAGGTCCTTGAGCAGGTTGAGGACCTGCGCCTGCACTGACACATCCAGCGCCGATACCGGCTCATCGCAGATCAGGAGGCCCGGATTGAGAGCAAGCGCACGGGCAATGCCGATGCGTTGCCGCTGGCCGCCGGAAAAGCTGTGCGGATACCGGTTGAGGAAACGGGGATCAAGGCCAACCGCCTGCATCAGACCGGCAGCGTGCTGCCGCCGGCTTTCCGACGTGCCAACCTTATGGATCTCCATCGGTTCGGTCAGGATGTTGGACACCGTCATGCGCGGATTGAGCGAGGAGAACGGGTCTTGGAACACCATCTGGATTCGGGTGCGCAGCGTGTTAAGTTCCGCCGCGTTTGCCTGGGCCATGTCGATCGGTGCATGCCCGCGATCGGAATAAATGATCTCGCCGGCATCAGGAGTTACAGCACGCATGATTAATTTGGAAACGGTGGTCTTGCCGCAGCCGCTCTCACCCACGAGGCCGAGGCACTCGCCACGCCTGATGTCGAGACTGACGCCGTCAACCGCCTTGATGACACTTTCTTCCTTGCTGGCGAGCCAGCCGGATTTCTTGGTGAAAAAATGCTTCTGCAGATTGCGCACCGATAACAACGGCGGCTCTTCCTCACCCTCACCCGCTGGATCCGCCTTCAACTCAACCTTTTCTGCCACAGGACCTTTCAACAGCGTCGCTGCATCGACCTTGACGTCGCGCAGTGACACCAGGCGTTCACCCCGCTTCATGTCGAAATGCGGAACCGCATTCAGCAGAGCCTTCAGGTACGGATGCTGCGGCGACCGGAATATATGCGACACCTGGCCTGCTTCGACGATCTGGCCGTGATAGATGACCACCACATCATCGGCCATGTTGGCGACCACGCCGAGATCGTGGGTGATCAGCAGGATCGCCATGTTGAAGCGTTCCTGCAAGTCTTTCAGCAGTTGCAGGATTTGCGCCTGTATCGTGACATCGAGGGCCGTTGTCGGCTCATCGGCAATCAGCAATGCCGGCCGGCAGATGAGCGCCATGGCAATCATCGCGCGCTGGCGCAGACCACCGGACAACTCGAACGAATACATGTCATAGGCCTTTGCCGGATTGGGGAATCCGACCAGCCCCAGCATTTCCTCGGTCTTTGCCCGGGCCGCATTGCGGTCCACCGGCTGATGAAGCTGAAGCGCCTCTTCTATCTGGTTGCCGACGGTGTGCAGCGGCGACAGCGACGTCATGGGCTCCTGAAAAATCATGGCGATGCGCCCGCCGCGCAGATCCCGCATTTCAGGTCCACTGGGTAACAGTTCTTCAATCTGAACCGGTCCTGATTTGGAATTCGGGTCATTGAAGGTTATCGACCCGCCGGCGATGGATCCCACTGTCGGCAGGATGCCCATGATCGATTGACCAATAACCGACTTGCCGGAACCGGATTCGCCAACCAGTGCCGTCACCTTGCCAGGACGAATGCGGAAGCTTGCTCCCTTCACCGCCTCGATGGTCGATGAATGAACGCGAAAGCTGATCCGCAGGTCTTCGATTCGTAGAAGATCTTCAGAGGAACTCATGACACCCGATTACGCCAAACGCCGTTAATTGGGTTACGATAGCCGACATATCGTTGTCAGGATACAGGTTTTTATCAAACGCGAATTCATGTGGAAAACCCTGTGCTTATCAATCCGTTCACGGCCAATTGTCATGCAGGCGCGCAACCGTGAGCGGTCGTGAACCGGATTGACTGCATCAGCCCTGTTGATGGACCACGCAAACGTGTAAATCATACCCTACCAAACGTCATGCCAATCGGGCAGAACCCCTGTCTGGAGGACATTTATGTCATCCCTGCAACAAGTTACCGAAACCGCGAACTCGGGCACGCCCTCGACGTGGCGCAGAATCAGGAGCCTCGTGCCCGGCACAACTCCGGCACGCGCGCTGTCACCCAGGGTGCTGGCTTCGATAGATCGTCACGACCAGTCCAGTGAAGTTCTGATCAAGGTTATCCAGCTGGTCATCGTATCAACATGGGCGATTTTGTACGCGATTGCGCCGAAGACCGATTTCGGCACCGCGTTTTCCCCGGTCTCCTGGGCACTGGCTATCTACTTTGGCCTCAATGTCATCGGGTTGATCTGGGCGCACCGGACAGGCCTGCCGAACTGGGCCGTCTACATTTCGATCATTTTCGATATTGCGATCCTGATGCTCCTGATCTGGAGCTTTCATATTCAGTACGATCAACCGCCTTCGTTCTATCTCAAGGCACCCACCCTGCTCTACGTGTTCATCTTCATCGCCCTGCGCGCCCTTCGCTTCCAGGCCCGCTTTGTTGTGTTCTCAGGGCTGGCGGCGGCGGTCGGCTGGCTGACCCTGGTTGCCTATGCGGTGTATTCCGCACATGGCATGAGCACGACACGCAATTACATCGAATACCTGACCGGCAACGAAATTCTGCTGGGCGCCGAGTTCGACAAGACCATCACCATTGTCATGGTCGCCGGCATCATTGCCGTCGCTCTGAGCCGGGCCAATGACCTTCTGGTCAGGGCAACTGCTGATGCCCAGGCGGCTAACGAACTGTCCCGGTACTTCGACAGCGCGGTGGCATCCGACATTCGCAATGCTGACGAAGCCGCCACGCCCGGCAAGGGCAAGCGTGTTGAAGCGGCGATCCTCAATGTCGACCTGCGCGGCTTCACCAAGTACGCCTCAGGCAAGGACGCTGAGAATGTGCTGGGCCTGCTGATCGCCTACCAGAAACGTATTGTGGGCATTATCCAGGGACATGGCGGTTCCATCGACAAATTCATGGGCGACGGCATCATGGCGACGTTCGGTGCCGTGCGCGCAAGTGAAACCTATGCCGCCGATGCGGTGCGCGCGATTGATGCGATCATTGCTGAAACCGACACCTGGGACACGGATGAGACGCTGAAGGTATTTGCCGGCGGCAAAGTCAACGCAGCCGTTGCTGCCGGTCCCATTGTGTTTGGCACGATAGGCGACGACTCGCGGCTGGAGTTCACGGTGATCGGGTCAGCGGCGAACATGTCGGCCAAGCTGGAAAAACACAACAAGACAACCAGGAGCCGCGCCCTGACCGACGGCCACACGTACGATGTTGCCCTTGAACAGGGATACGAACCTGCCAAACCTGCCCGCCGGCGGAAATCCACCCTGGCCGGTGCCGATCAGCTGGTGGTTCTGGGATGATGATCCAGGGTGTCGGCAAACGGCACCCAGTTCAGACCAGGGTGCGCCAGCACGCCGCCAAGCGCAGACCAGGCCGCATCATCATGAACCAGGTGGTGGGTCAGCAGGCCGACAGGGTAAAATCCGTTCGCGCGCGAAACCCCTAGTGCCGCAGCCAGTTCGGATAGTATCCGGTCTTGCTCCTTTCCCGCGGCACCGCCCGCTGCTTTCCAGTCCATCACGTCCACATGGGTGTTTGCCTGTATGGCGGGCAATGTGCGTTTGTGCGCAAAGGTTGAAAACGCATCTATGCCAATTTCGCCGAGGTGCGGGGCAAGATCGCCGCGCATGCGATTCCATGGCGGCACCAGAACCGGCGCGAGCCTTGAACCGAACAACCGTGCAAGCTGTTGCCGGCCCCGGGATATATCTGACAGTACTGTGTCCAGCGCCCGATGGTCTCCAAGTTCACATTTCTTCTCGCCCGCAGGGGCATGGTTGGTGTGCGACCAGCCGTGCACGCACGGGGTCAGATTGCCATTTTGTGCGACATGATCCGCCAGCGACTGATCCGCATGTGCCGGGATCACGGCAAGCAAAACCTCAACGCCGGCTTCGCCAGTGACCTGAGTGAGGCGGTCCAGTCGCGGGGTCGCCGACACCGCATCATCATCGCGCCACCAGACTTGCGGCGGCTTGCCGGCACCCCGCCAGTTCTGCAATTCAAACTCAAGCTCGGGATGGCTCATCCGATATCCACTCTTTTAAGCAATGCATCCAGTCGTGCAGACGCTATCGCGATCCCGCGCTCCCCGCGAGCAAATGCAAGCGCCTGTTTTCCCATGCTGTTGCGCAAGTCGGCATTCCCAATCAGCTCATCGACGGCAATTGCAAACTGCGCCACGTTGCCCTCCTCAACCAGCCGGCCGGTTCTGCCATCATCCACAACGGCCTCGACACCGCCGGACCGCATTGCAACCACAGGCAGCCCCGCCCCTTGTGCCTCGAGATAGGCCAGTCCGAACGCCTCACGGTACCCTGGCCACACCAGCACGTCGGAGTTGGCCAGATAGTCAGCCACCCCTGCCCGGTCCTTCTGCCCAACGAACCGCACCAGATCGAGACCGTCGAACATTTTCTCGACATCGTCGCGTACTGGTCCGTCGCCAACAACCGTGAGCTGCCAGTTGCGGGACTTCAATCGCCGAAGCCCCTCGGCAAGCAGGCTGAAACTTTTCAGCTTGTTGCCCTTTAACATCATGGCAATCGCAATCAACTCGACCGTCTCAGCTTCGTCATTGTGTTGGCGAACTGCAGGCAATCCGGAGAAGTCCGCAAATGGCGGCAGGACAGCCAGCCGCTCAGGTTTCACCAACTTCGCCACACCCTCTGCATCCCTGTCCGTAAAGCATATGTTCAGGTCAGCCTGCCTGATTGCAGCCGATGAGATCGCCTGTGCGGCAGCCCATTCATCCCGATCACGCTTGCCCGCATGAGATGCCTCAACTGTTACAAACGGAATATCAAACCGCCTGGCCAGTTCCGACCCTATGAAGTCCGGTGACTTGTAGTAGACGTGATAGGTCATCACCAGGTCAGGGACGCCCTGTGCCCGCCAGCGCGCTGCAACCTGATCAACTTCACGTCCTGCATCCAGCGCGATTTCCTCAAGCATACCGGGCGTACGCAAGCGGCACTTCAGGCTGGAAACCAGGTCCACCTCGTGCCCGGCAATCTGCAGCGCTTTCACCAGTTGTCGTGCCATCGTCCGGTCACCTGACGGCACCGGGTCATCTGGTGACTTCATGGTTGCGTAAAATCCAATTAGCACGTTGTTACCGTTTCAATCAGCTAGGCCTATGACCCGGCCTGTATAGAGTGCAAACTGGCATCGCGCCATGACCGGAAATTCCGCAGGAAAGAACACCACGTGTCCGACATCGACAATTTCTATGGCAACCTCAAACCTTCGGAAGACTTCGACACCATTTCCGACGGGCTCGGCTTCATGCCATTGCCGGACGGCTGGACCGTCCTGATATCAGACGTCGTCAACTCGACCGGTGCGATCGAGCGTGGCGAGTACAAGTCCGTCAACATGGTCGGCGCCGCCTCGATCGTGGCGGTGCTCAATGGGTGCGACGGCGTCGATGTGCCGTTCATGTTCGGTGGTGACGGTGGCGTGGTTGCCGTACCGCCTGGCGCGTTGAAAGCGGCGCGCAACAGGCTCGGTTCCCTGCAGGATCAATGTGAACCCCTGTTCGGCCTGACCTTGCGCGCAGCCGCCATACCGGTTCGCGAATTGCGCCAGGCGGGCACCGACGTTCAGGTCAGGAAATTCCAGCTGGCAGGAAACAATCATCTTGCCATGTTTGCAGGTGGCGGTCTGGAACTGGCTGACAAATGGCTGAAGGACGAGGCACAGAACAACTGGCACCTGTCGCCGGAAGACGCCGGCAAATCACTTGACCTGGAAGGTCTGTCATGCCGCTGGCAACCATTGCAGGCCCGCAACGGCGTCATGCTCACCGTCATTCTGCAAACCGCCGGCAACAAGGTCACCACAAGTCAGATCAACAAAAAACTGACGCGCATCCTCGGCAAGCCGATCAACGATTGTGCTCCGGTGCAAAACAGCAACCTCAAACTGGCTGGTATCAGTTCCCCCAGCCTGGCCATGGAGCGTGCCGCACTGCGCGGCAGGTATGGTCGCTACGGTGCATTGGCGTGGACAACACTGACCTACGCGTTTCAAAGCCTGGCCGAGCGTTACAACCGCAAATATGTTGAGTATGATGCGCCCAGGTATCGTGAAGAACTGAAAGCCAACACTGACTTCCGAAAGTTTGACGGTGCCCTGAGGCTGGTGATCGATGTGACCGCAGAGCAGGCAGATGAAATAGAGAGTTTTCTCGAATCCGGCTTTGCCGCAGGTGAGCTGAATTACGGTACATGGCGCTCGGACGCAGCATTGATGACCTGCCTGCTGTTCGACCTTGCCCAGTCGCTGCATGTGCACTTCATCGACGGGGCCAATGGTGGATACACCCAGGCCGCGAAAGCCATGAAGGCGCGGGCAGCTTCACCCGCGCCGGCTTCGGTCAAATAAACGGCAGGTCGCACAACTTCGCGGCAACTTCAGCGCCGTTCTTCATCACGGTCACCGCATCACCGGGTTTCGCATCTACACTTACCAGTGCAAAGCCGATGTTCTTTTTCAACCGGTACGACCAGGCAATATTGGTCATGTCGCCTATCTTTTCGCCACGCGAGTTGATGTCGAACCAGCTGAATGCCACCTGGTCCGGCTCATCGCCTTCCAGCATGATGCCGAGCTGGTGCCGCTTGGGCCCCTCCGCCTTGATCCTGCGCAGCGCCTTGATGCCGACAACGTCGTCCGGCACGTCCAGGTCCACATACCGGCCCATGCGGACTTCATATGGATTGGTGTGGTTGTCGGTGTCTCCGCCAAACGACAACAGCCCGCTTTCCACCCGCTCGCAATGGTTGGGATTGCCGGGACCGATGTCCCAGGGCTTGCCGGCTTCCTTGACCAGGTTCCAGAGCCGGGTGCCTTTTGAGCCATCCATCAGGTAGAGCTCAAAGCCTCCCTGCTTTGACCAGCCGGACCGTGCAACCGCGACCGGAATGCCGTCGATCTCGGTTTCCTTGAACCAGAAGTATTTCAGGTCACGCACCCAGTCGCCGAATATCGACGCTACAACGTCCTCGCCCTTCGGTCCCTGCACTGCCAATGGCGACACGTCCGGTTCGCTCACCTCGACATCGAGCCCGCGCTCGGCCGCAATGGCACCCGCCCAGAACCAGATATTGCTGTCGGCGATGGACAGCCAGAAGCGCTGTTCATCCAGTTTCAGAAGGATCGGGTCATTGATCACCGTGCCGGCATGGTTGCACACAGCTACGTACTTGCCTTGGCCTACAACGCACTTTGTCAGGTCACGAGGGCACAGCATCTGTGCCAGCTTGCCCGCATCCGGGCCTTGCAGCTGCACCTGGCGTTCGACCGACACATCCCACATGGAAACACCGTTGATGATGCGCCAGTATTCCTCTTCAGGCTGTCCATAACCCGTCGGCATCAACATGTGATTGTAGGTGGAAAAACTCTTCACTCCGTCCGCCACAGTGGCATCGAAGAACGGTGACGGGCGCAAGCGTGCAGACGGGAAAATGGAAAACATGATGCGGAACCTCCCTGAACAGGGGTGTTTTAATCCGTCACGCGCGCATCATCCATCGGAAAAACCGGCATTTGCCGGTCTGGAAACGTCACTGGTGACTTTAGCGAGTCCGGTAATTCAACATCTGTTGAAAAAATCTGCACCGCAGCCGTTCACGGAACCGCCTAAATCAGCCCTGCCCGAACAGGTGTTCACTGAACCAGCCGATTGCCGCCCCGCTGGACTCGTAAAACTGTTCGACATAGGGAACAAAATGCCCGCCCTTCAGCACAACCAGCTTCTTCGGGTGCAGCGCTCTTTCATACGCTTCAAGCGCCAGATCGGTCGGCGTCACATGATCATGGTCGGCCACGATCATTAAAAGCGGTGTCGGGCTGATGCGGTGAATGCAATTTCCGGGTTCATATTCTCGGGCCATCTCGGCAGACCGCAGGGTAACTTCGTTGATCCATCCACGCGCGCGAGAGCGGCTGCCCATAAAAAACTGCCAGCTGTCATCACCGGCCAGCGCACCGGGTCCGCCTTCACCATCGGTAACCACCTTGATCATCTTGGGCGCAGCACCTTCAAACCTGTCAGCCCGGTCGGCCTGCAGGGCAGCGAGCACACCCGGCATCAGGTCGGCACGTGTCCGGCGCAGCGCAGCTTCAGGACCGCTGACGGTCGGCACCTGGCTGACAACGCATTTTACCCGTCTGTCATAGGCTGCGACCTCCAGAACATGACCGCCGCTGTAGCTGGTTCCCCACACGCCAATGCGGTCAACGTCGACATCGGGCAGCGTGCAGGCATAGCTGATCGCATGCCGATAATCCCGGACTTGCTGAACCGGATCAACTTCCTGGCGAGGCTCACCCTCGCTTGCGCCGAAATTGCGATTGTCAAACACGATGGAAGCCAGGCCGGCGGCCGCAAACGCCGCGGCATAGTCATCGAGATACTGTTCCTTAACAGCAGAAAATCC
Above is a window of Anderseniella sp. Alg231-50 DNA encoding:
- a CDS encoding dipeptide ABC transporter ATP-binding protein, which translates into the protein MSSSEDLLRIEDLRISFRVHSSTIEAVKGASFRIRPGKVTALVGESGSGKSVIGQSIMGILPTVGSIAGGSITFNDPNSKSGPVQIEELLPSGPEMRDLRGGRIAMIFQEPMTSLSPLHTVGNQIEEALQLHQPVDRNAARAKTEEMLGLVGFPNPAKAYDMYSFELSGGLRQRAMIAMALICRPALLIADEPTTALDVTIQAQILQLLKDLQERFNMAILLITHDLGVVANMADDVVVIYHGQIVEAGQVSHIFRSPQHPYLKALLNAVPHFDMKRGERLVSLRDVKVDAATLLKGPVAEKVELKADPAGEGEEEPPLLSVRNLQKHFFTKKSGWLASKEESVIKAVDGVSLDIRRGECLGLVGESGCGKTTVSKLIMRAVTPDAGEIIYSDRGHAPIDMAQANAAELNTLRTRIQMVFQDPFSSLNPRMTVSNILTEPMEIHKVGTSESRRQHAAGLMQAVGLDPRFLNRYPHSFSGGQRQRIGIARALALNPGLLICDEPVSALDVSVQAQVLNLLKDLQSQLDLTYLFVSHNLAVIDYMADRIAVMCQGRIVEMASREKIFRSPLHPYTRSLLAAVPFPDLDRPLDYDTLSLSGASDDTLWPQAFKRETGNGGMASIDVGDGHMVLANANASMKELRA
- a CDS encoding adenylate/guanylate cyclase domain-containing protein, translating into MSSLQQVTETANSGTPSTWRRIRSLVPGTTPARALSPRVLASIDRHDQSSEVLIKVIQLVIVSTWAILYAIAPKTDFGTAFSPVSWALAIYFGLNVIGLIWAHRTGLPNWAVYISIIFDIAILMLLIWSFHIQYDQPPSFYLKAPTLLYVFIFIALRALRFQARFVVFSGLAAAVGWLTLVAYAVYSAHGMSTTRNYIEYLTGNEILLGAEFDKTITIVMVAGIIAVALSRANDLLVRATADAQAANELSRYFDSAVASDIRNADEAATPGKGKRVEAAILNVDLRGFTKYASGKDAENVLGLLIAYQKRIVGIIQGHGGSIDKFMGDGIMATFGAVRASETYAADAVRAIDAIIAETDTWDTDETLKVFAGGKVNAAVAAGPIVFGTIGDDSRLEFTVIGSAANMSAKLEKHNKTTRSRALTDGHTYDVALEQGYEPAKPARRRKSTLAGADQLVVLG
- a CDS encoding polysaccharide deacetylase family protein → MSHPELEFELQNWRGAGKPPQVWWRDDDAVSATPRLDRLTQVTGEAGVEVLLAVIPAHADQSLADHVAQNGNLTPCVHGWSHTNHAPAGEKKCELGDHRALDTVLSDISRGRQQLARLFGSRLAPVLVPPWNRMRGDLAPHLGEIGIDAFSTFAHKRTLPAIQANTHVDVMDWKAAGGAAGKEQDRILSELAAALGVSRANGFYPVGLLTHHLVHDDAAWSALGGVLAHPGLNWVPFADTLDHHPRTTS
- a CDS encoding glycosyltransferase produces the protein MKSPDDPVPSGDRTMARQLVKALQIAGHEVDLVSSLKCRLRTPGMLEEIALDAGREVDQVAARWRAQGVPDLVMTYHVYYKSPDFIGSELARRFDIPFVTVEASHAGKRDRDEWAAAQAISSAAIRQADLNICFTDRDAEGVAKLVKPERLAVLPPFADFSGLPAVRQHNDEAETVELIAIAMMLKGNKLKSFSLLAEGLRRLKSRNWQLTVVGDGPVRDDVEKMFDGLDLVRFVGQKDRAGVADYLANSDVLVWPGYREAFGLAYLEAQGAGLPVVAMRSGGVEAVVDDGRTGRLVEEGNVAQFAIAVDELIGNADLRNSMGKQALAFARGERGIAIASARLDALLKRVDIG
- a CDS encoding DUF3095 family protein, with protein sequence MSDIDNFYGNLKPSEDFDTISDGLGFMPLPDGWTVLISDVVNSTGAIERGEYKSVNMVGAASIVAVLNGCDGVDVPFMFGGDGGVVAVPPGALKAARNRLGSLQDQCEPLFGLTLRAAAIPVRELRQAGTDVQVRKFQLAGNNHLAMFAGGGLELADKWLKDEAQNNWHLSPEDAGKSLDLEGLSCRWQPLQARNGVMLTVILQTAGNKVTTSQINKKLTRILGKPINDCAPVQNSNLKLAGISSPSLAMERAALRGRYGRYGALAWTTLTYAFQSLAERYNRKYVEYDAPRYREELKANTDFRKFDGALRLVIDVTAEQADEIESFLESGFAAGELNYGTWRSDAALMTCLLFDLAQSLHVHFIDGANGGYTQAAKAMKARAASPAPASVK
- a CDS encoding glycine cleavage T C-terminal barrel domain-containing protein, which codes for MFSIFPSARLRPSPFFDATVADGVKSFSTYNHMLMPTGYGQPEEEYWRIINGVSMWDVSVERQVQLQGPDAGKLAQMLCPRDLTKCVVGQGKYVAVCNHAGTVINDPILLKLDEQRFWLSIADSNIWFWAGAIAAERGLDVEVSEPDVSPLAVQGPKGEDVVASIFGDWVRDLKYFWFKETEIDGIPVAVARSGWSKQGGFELYLMDGSKGTRLWNLVKEAGKPWDIGPGNPNHCERVESGLLSFGGDTDNHTNPYEVRMGRYVDLDVPDDVVGIKALRRIKAEGPKRHQLGIMLEGDEPDQVAFSWFDINSRGEKIGDMTNIAWSYRLKKNIGFALVSVDAKPGDAVTVMKNGAEVAAKLCDLPFI
- a CDS encoding alpha/beta fold hydrolase, giving the protein MQPRRNEIEFDAEGAILHGWHYVPDGSRGSFPTIVMAHGFSAVKEQYLDDYAAAFAAAGLASIVFDNRNFGASEGEPRQEVDPVQQVRDYRHAISYACTLPDVDVDRIGVWGTSYSGGHVLEVAAYDRRVKCVVSQVPTVSGPEAALRRTRADLMPGVLAALQADRADRFEGAAPKMIKVVTDGEGGPGALAGDDSWQFFMGSRSRARGWINEVTLRSAEMAREYEPGNCIHRISPTPLLMIVADHDHVTPTDLALEAYERALHPKKLVVLKGGHFVPYVEQFYESSGAAIGWFSEHLFGQG